The following nucleotide sequence is from Scheffersomyces stipitis CBS 6054 chromosome 4, complete sequence.
GTATGCATCTTAACTATGGTGTGAAAAATAGTATGGAGAACACCTTATCTTTCACTGACACCAGATTCAAATTGCTTCAACAAAGATGCTGTTACGCCAGCTTGACAAAGACATAGCGAATGCGTGGAATCAATCGTATCAGTCTTATAGTGAGATCGGAAACCAGCCTGTCAACGAAGCAGACTTGGCACCAGAAATATCATCTGAGTCAGATGAACCTGGAGACGAAATTGTATTGAGAGTTTCGCCTGAAATCCCAGGGGTAGAAGAACTAATAAATAAAGCAGGCAACCGAGAGGAACTAGAgcaggaaatcaagaatgCCGTAATGAAGTTTTATTGGGATGGGTACTATGCTGGCTTTGCTGCTAGCCGAAGAGAAAGAGTAAATGAAGAGGAATTCGAAGGTacagttgaagaaaatgaagaaattgaagatgatgaataTCAAGACACAaatgaatatgaagaaaacgaGCATGGCAAAGAGGAAAATATAAAACGAAACGAGGACAATaaagaaaacgaagacaTATAAGTGTATGTGAACAAAAGAAGACTCTCCTAAGATCTCTGTACTATAGTGTAACAATATAATAGCAATAAATAACGTATATGTATAGCAAATATAGAATCGCAAGTTTAAGCAGTGGCAGCCCACAAGTCCTTCAAACCCATGACAGAGGTGATGATACCAGCCAAACCAATGTCTCCTTCGGTGAAGTGCAAGACATCCAATGTGTTCAAACAGATGAAGGCATCCAACAAGTCCCACACTAACTTTCTCTTAGCGGTGTAgagcttcttttctctggCAGCCTGGTTTTCGGCAGAGATCTTTTCGTTAGACTCATCTTCAGAGAAGTGAACCAAAGACTTGATGATGTGCAACGAGTTGACGATACCAGCAACCAAGCCGATGAACCAGAATCTGGAAGCCCATTTGCCGACGTTAGGatagttcttcttgtcgaTCAAAcccaacaacttgaaccaTACTACAGTGTCCAAGGTCAAGTAACCAGCGTAACCCAAGTTTCTGATCACGGTGGTAGCTTGCAACACTGgatccaacaacttgttgtcgTACGTCTTAGCAGCAGTCTGCAAATGGTTGATAGGcttgaagaatctcaaTCCCTTTCTGATGAAGGTGAAGTGCGacttcaagtccttgaacAACAGGATGGTCTCAGCAGAGTAGCCCTTTCTGTAGGCATAGTAGGCTAAGAATCGAGATAAGTACGCAAGCAATCTGAACGACTTCTCTCTCTTGGGAGTGCTGTCCCAGAAGGtgaccaacttggtgaGCGTGGGATGGTAGATAAGAGTGTCGGCAACCATATTGGGTGAGGTTAGAAGTTGTGTAGAAAAAGATGTAGAAACCGTGGAAAAAGTGTGTTTTCAATACTGAATTTATTTGTTCTCAGCCAGAGTCACAGTCTCGTCTATAAAATCTGGGGCACCGCGATTCTTCACAAGATAACGAGGACAGAAGAACTCTAAAGGTAGgaaaagaaaccaaagaagtgACAATACCAAAGGAGTCTATCTGAGAATTCTGAAAGTCTGAGATTTGTATAAATTTGCGAATCCGTGAAatccaatctcttcttaTAAACAAGACCACCACCACTATCTAAATCAGATCTGGGCCAATAGCTGGTACTGGAACTGTCCCTATTTGCTAGCGTGCGGTTGGGGTACTTAATTTTTAGCGTGCAGCCAACGCTACTGAGGTGCGGCGGGCGTTCGGAACCGAGGGTTTCTTGAGAAAAGTGCCGAGGTGCGATTTTCATATGGTTTTTTTCACAGGAGAGAAACTGGGGTAGTAGAGAGAACAGGATATAGACTTGTTACTGGATTCCATGGGGGATCGTTCACCTTCTGCTAGTGGCTAGAGTGTTCTATATACCCAACTGTATATTGTATGCGGTGGCACGGTCCAGTTGATCCATCTTTTCCAGAGCTGGTGCTCTACAGTGTGAGATTCTATGGAGTGTACGAGAAGATTGAAAGAGATAGCCAGGTCCGGTGATACCGAATCCGATTAGATTTTGATCTGTTTCGTATTTCCTTTTTCCGTGGTTCAGTATCGGAATTACGAACAATCTCTCGTCAAACCTGCTCTCATTCTAATCTATCTGTGTTTAGTTTTAACTTTTTCGTACTGCTATTCTCGTCATTTGCTGGGAATTTTAGTCTGTGCTGTTTTTGCTCACtcaaaattttgcacccaaatgTTGCACCCTTCCATAGCATAAATGTAGCAAAGGACTAATCTCTGGGATATCTTATGCCGTCTTCGACCATAGTATGGATTCATGGATCTGTGGAATTGTAAAATCTTCAGAGAAGCAAATCAGATAATAAGTAGGTATAAACTAGTTCATCCAGCTCTTTCAATACAACAAAAGTATATACAACAGCAGAGTTATAGAGTATTCCCAGAGCCACCAGGTTGGTAATTCGAACATTGAACTTGGTCGTATACGTTCATATATAGATATCTCTATTCTTATGAATCTATGCTCTCGTGTAAAATCCTTTTGGAAATACGTTTTAAAAATGGAGTACTTTCCTTAGCTTACCCCTACATTCTTCAGACAGTTCCAAGTATTTTTTCAGCCTACTTTTTATGGCATGTTTTCTTATCGATATCGGAAGATCTATTTGCATCATCTTTTTCCACGTTTACATACTTTGGATTGCATCAGTTGATTTTTGAAGAGCCACATATATATTCGAGATACCCTAACAATACCAAAACTCAATGTTTCGTTACAATTGACTTCAgttttctctctttttgtCTCCTTCTAAAATGCCAGATCCTAACCCTAGCTTGATATTCACATTCATCCCCAGCAGCTCGACCAATATCAAAATCGACACCAAGCCGCTCAATATAACGTATCCCAACTCTACCATTACATTGGAAGCCGGTCTTCATCTTTTGCAAATTGTTCTGGATAACAATGTCACCATAGCCTCGTTCTTAGAATGTCTACCTCACAAGAAGTACTCAATAAACAGAACTCTTAGTGGAGATTACTATATCAAAGTAATAGATCCTAATTCACGACTAATGACCTTCTCCATTCCGTTTGAACCAGATGCGGAATGGGCGGAATTGACCTGCTACTTGGATATAGACTATTTGTCGAATGTCACAGGCATTGGAACTTCGTCTTATGGCACTCAAATTTTCAAGTCAGATTCAAGTGGTGCAGAACTCGAGCAGAATCTCATATATCCTCCAGTTTTGACTAAACAAGACTTTCtcagacaacttcaaatctCCTTCCTTTTGTCAACAGCATTCAACAGTGAAAAGTCGTATAACTACTGGTCTGGATTGTTAGCAGGAGTGCCAGAGCTGCCGTACTTTGAACGCAATCGAGCGTTCGTGCTAAACTTTCTTGACTTGTTGACAATTCAAGTCAAAGTCGGAAATTCAAACCATAAGCAAATATTGCAAAACCTAGTAGCGCCATTATCAACAGTTTTTCAACCTCCAGAGTTGAACTACAAAAACACATGCTGTGGAATACTTAAGTTGGATGGTGTAACTGCTGACAAGTGGGTGCAAATCCGGACGCTAATCTCAACAGACTAATCCTAGTGGATGTATTCGCATATGTACTATAGTCATTAATTCATTTCTATTTACAATTATATACATGGTATTGACTCAGTCGTTTTCTGCTAGATCTATAAGTTcctgttttcttttcatttccttttccttcaaggTCTTTTTGTACTTCGCAAACGattggttcttcttttccttttcttcaatcgTGATAATCTTTCCTTTGTAGATATCTCTGCCGGACAAAAGTAATTGGGCATATTCGAGTCTATACTTTTCTTTAGTTGCTGGAGATAGAGATGCCCATGACTGAGAAATATTCTTTCTAGCTATAAGATACGGCTCTTCAGATTTGGCATACTTGAGTGAAAAGTAGTAGTTCCACGTTTGAGTATAGGAAACAATTCCAGCAATATCTTCTTTGACCTCTTTGctgctttcttctggcaTGGAAGCtattgtcttcttttcatttgCTGATGCAGATTTGGAATCTTTGCTGGCTTTGGGCTCAATTTCTACTTTCAATTGCTTCCGATAAAGTTCCTCCTTCTTAATTTTCTGACCTTCTCTCTTGGTGAGCTTGTGGCTCTTAGGTATAATGGATGTGTCTACACTTGGAATCCATTCATCTACTTTCTGCTGAATAACAAATTTATCCCTGGGGTTTTCCGCTATATCTGGAAAACTgtcttctacaagtttgTTGATGTGATTTGATGTCCAGTCATAACCATAGTAATGTAATGGAACGGTAAACCAGCCGTAGTTGGTGTGCACAGCACAGAATTCATTGGGGTACTCCTCGATATTCCTTTCCTCAAATGGTTCAGAGAGGCCCTtttttcctcttcctcttgTTGGGGTAGAAGCAGATGAATAGAGGCGTAAACTTGTCAATGTTCCGGAGTTAAGAAATGTTTTTCTGTTcaaattttgaacaattaaTGAACAATTTGATATTCGAAACATGTTTGTTTTGGAGAAGCTTTTCTCATTCAATATCAAGAGGTATTatcagttgcaaaaagtgaaaagttgaaattttaAATTTTCACTATCTCGCTTAGCAACGGCTACCGATCGATGGTTGGGTATGCAGGATAGAAGACGAAGGAGTAAAGAATGAAAGATTAGACATCATATGTCAAAAAGGACGAAAATGGAGTGACAAATATACGAAATATCTCTAGATATAGAATGGGTATCATAAGAACTTTGCACATTGGAAGTATATCTCTAGTAGCTGTATGGTtttcaaatgcaaaaattATTCGGGATCACGTGAGCTCATATGTGTGACGGGAAACCTGTATATTGCGAccggttttccttttggacttaGAATTGGattaatggatatggaCTTGTATTAATCACTAAAGAACTATTTAATTCTGTTTAAACTAGAATGGATTCCATGAGGTTTATATAGTCTTTTTGCCCTGCAATTTTATTGCGTGGTTTAACGAGTTATGGCCAGCGAATACCAATTATTCTCCTAGGCAAATACGTACGTCCAATCCGAGGCTACCAGCCTCGGAAACCATTTTACCAAAGATCCTGtatcttattttccatcaatGTGAGCTTATGTATATGATACAAAAATTCTACAGaatgttcttctcttcttccacaagCTTTTCAAGATGTTTGTTTCTGCTCAAGTACGAAAGGATTTGAACAGTGTGTTCAAtgatctttctcttgtgGACAAATGTTTACCTGTGTTGATCATTTTAGCTATAGTTATTGGGATCTTGCTTTCAGTGCATGTTCCTTCTAGTAGACAAGCTTTCGATGGCGCTCAAGTTGTAGGTGTTTCGATTCCGTTGGCTGTCGGCTTGGTAGTTATGATGATTCCTCCGTTGTGCAAAGTTGAATGGGAACACttttttctgttcttttctAAAGCAACATACTTGAAACCTATTGTTGTTTCGCTTGTGATCAACTGGATAATAGGACCCTTTGTCATGTTTGGACTTGCTTGGTTGACGTTGtttgacgaagacgaaTACAGAACTGGTATTATCATGATAGGTTTGGCACGTTGTATTGCCATGGTATTACTCTGGAATGAAATTGCCAGAGGCGATAACACTTTGTGTGCTATTATTGTATTAATCAATAGCTTGCTTCAGGTTGTTCTCTATGCTCCGTACCAGATATTCTTCTGTTACGTGATCACAGGCGATTACAACTCCAGTGTAGTGGATGCCGGTATTTCGTACTCATTGGTTTCTAAGAGTGTagcattcttcttgggtaTTCCTTTGGGTTTTGGCTTATTGATCAGATTCGTTTCGATGTCATTGTTTGGTCTTGAAACCTacgaaaagaagatgttgCCTTTCATCAGTCCCTGGGCATTGCTTGGTCTTTTGTATACCATCGTTGTGATCTTTATTGACAAGGGTAACGACTTTATAAAGGAGATCGGAAGTGCCTTGCGCTGCTTTGTGCCTTTGGTAGCCTACTTTATCATCATGTGGTTTGGtacattcttctttcttagATGGATGTCTGACTCTAGTAAGTTTGGGCAGCTTAGCAGACTCAGCAATAGTAAAGTAAACAGCTGTGACTCTGGTGAATCAGATCGTTTGTTGTGCGGCTGcgaagaaaagattacCCAGAGTCCACATAAATGGGTTAGTGGATGTTCTGCTAATTACGCCCAAACTATAACCGAGACATTTACTGCTGCgtccaacaacttcgaGTTGAGTTTGGCCGTGGCCATCTCGTTGTATGGATCTGGTAGTAAACAGGCTATTGCAGCTACTTTCGGACCTCTTTTGGAAGTCCCGATCTTGTTAATTCTAGCATTTGTAGCCAAATACTTCCGGGTTAGGTTTATCTGGTCGgatatcgaagaagaggtagaagaagaaatggaaacTACGGCTTAGTGTATAGAGTAATGTTGTTAGGACTATAGTAATGTGACATTGACATGGGAACCATATCGGCAAAAAGTGTAACAGtagattcttcatctggATCTTCATCTCAAGTGTGCATAAGagtttcttttcttcgcagccatttatGCATCAGAATATTCGGGGAGCAGCAATCACAGAATGGCCAGATGCCAGATAGCCGAGGAAGAGAGATTTAAGAGTATATCCAAGAGCATATTTGTGTCATAAAGCGGACGTATACATGAAAGATTAATACAGAAGTAATAAGTATTTGTTGGCACGGGAAATCGGCTCAATGGATATGGTGTGAATTACGATCATGAGATGAGCAGTTGGAAGAATGCCGGTGATGCAGCTGGTGGAAATAGCTGTCCGAGTCGGAACTGACAGTGGTAAGTCTAATGGAATAGTGATCTACAGTTAGCTAACTGGAATCTCTCTTTCggatcttgaagatatatTCCGAATAAGCGTCACTATTGAAAAGTCTCTTAACTATGCGATGAGCTGCAACCATCACCAATTCTGGCTACAAGCATTCTCTTTATTTTCAGCCAGAGGCAGCGACGATCACCGTTTGACATTGCAGCACATCTTGGCACCGCTAGCCAGACAGCACTGGTGAGCACAATGGCTGTGATGCAATCATGGCTCATAATGGGCTGGTAATTTGGCTTCTGATGTATGAAGAGTTACGTCAGGAAACCGCAGAATCCGGTACTTGGCTGCGGAAAAAAAGAATAGCCTCAGGAAGTGATAAGAATCACGAAACCCGTAGccagaatcttcttgtaaGCCAGTGAATAATGACTCAGTATTCAACTTTAGAGGCCGTAGAACAGCGAATGGTCAATTGGCAGTTATCCCTACTTACCCCCTCTTTACGCTCTCTTTCCCTCTTCGATATATGCCCATCTATCCAATTCTGATCCTGTTCTCTTTTCTCACTGATCCGGCGCTGCAAGGAACCACCGGAAAAAAGATTACTGAGCTAAGCATTTTAGCGTACAGCAgtcaccagcagcagctcATCGGACGGAGACGCCATAATGGCAGAACACATGATCTAGTCACTATTACCAAGGATTTCCCAGCATTTACAATGAGCCTAAACTTCTCGGTATCTTTAcgagcagcagcagtacCAGCCTTACGCGGCACGGTCTTTGAGTAAAACAGGCTTAGAATTTTCCCTAGAGGATCCGCAGAAATTATTATTATACCATCTTCATATAAACCACAGTAGTGAGGGtgaattttcatttctccACCACTCTTCTTTGATCACCATCATAGATAAAAAAGATTAGATCTGTACCATATCATAtagacaacttcaactacgTCCATATATACGACTCTTTGCAGCTACATTCACAGCTTCTTATACAACTGCAACTTCTCGTTACATCGCCTTGTCCCCTAAAGCTTTGGATATCAACCGGCCACACTTAGTACGATTATTTCCACCGTATCCCCGTACTGGTTGTATGTTGTATAATACTATATAAGTCTATATTCCAGTCTCTTTACCAGCATACTGTCGACTTCTAATCTTGAAGACTTTTATCCATCGTTGATCTTAGCAAGCCCCTATCTACACACTGGGAACCGAAAACTTAACTACACTGTAAAACTGGAAGAATTTTCCACACATCCATAACAGTCACATACCAGAACAGAGTCGACACTTCTGCATTATCATATTCACAATGCAAGCTGTTTCACCCATCTTCCCGGCGCTGTCCTTGTCGCTCTATCCAGCGACTTCCAATCCCGAAGACCAAGTGCTCATACCCCAACTTCCAGAAAAACCCAGCGCACTGACAGGCTCTATATTGGTCTACATCATTCCTGCCGAAAAGAATCTATATGTCCAGGGttttgaagcagaagaatACTCCCAGCGACCTCCTACTTTGCTAAGAGGCTGTCTCTTAGTCAGAGTGCTCAAATCATCTAAAATCAAAAGCATTACCCTCCGTTTCTCCGGAGAACAACGAACAGACTGGCCCGAAGGAATTCCTccaaagaaacagatctATGCGGAAACAAACTATATCGTGTCACATACATGGCCTTTCTTTCAGCAGGGATCTGGTAATCCTCAGACTGGGGCTGATCTCTATCGAGAGTTACCCAAAAATGATGGCGATGTTTCCAGCTTGAGTTTAGACAGCTCTGTAGCTCGCTCCGTATCTCCGATGGGCCGTGAACGAGATGACTCTCCTTCAGTAGGAGCTTCGGCTGGAGCTGGAAGTTTTCTCGCTAGAAATCTCTCACCAGCCAGTAATTTCAAACGTCGTTACGCATCTCCTTCGGTTTCCTCTATGGACAGGGATAGCTTTGGCGATTTGACCTCGATTTTGTCTTCGGACAACGACCCTTCGAAGCCCGGAACTTTTGCTCCAGGAGATtacatctacaatttcGAACATCCGTTGCCTCCTTCGACACCGGAATCTTGTAGTGTGACTTTTGGCTCGGTCCATTACTGTTTGGAAGCCAATATTGTTCGTCCTGGTACGTTCAAGTCTAATATGACGGCAAGATTACCGATCGAAATTATCAGAACTCCAGCTGAACAGAACCtagaagaaaacgaatCAATAGTAATAACCAGAGACTGGGAGGACCAACTTCGTTACGATATAGTTATTGGTGCTAAATCTATAGTCTTGGACTCCTACTTGCCGCTAGCTTTCAGATTCGTTCCCTTGTGGGGAAAAGTAGCGTTGCACAGAATCAGAGTTTACTTGACAGAGAACCTCGAGTACTACTGTTCCAATAAGAAAGTTCACCGCATGGAACCAGCGAGAAAGTATTTGTTACTTGAGCACAAAGCTGAAAAAGGTAAGTCGTTGTTATCGAAAGATCTGGAAGAGGAGAACcactttgaagatgtttTGCCCAAAGAGTTAGAATTCCAGCTATTTGTACCTAAGCTGTTGAACGATAGACTGAACCATGAAATCCACCCAGACACTTCATATGACAATATTCAGTCTCACCATTGGATCAAGATCTGCTTGAGAATTTCGAAACAAGACGAAAGCAAACCAGACAAGAGAAAGCACTATGAGATATCCATTGATTCTCCATTACGTGTTCTTTCTCCTTTGGCTGCTCATGGAAACACGCTCTTGCCAGCTTATGACGACTTTGTTCCTGGTACCACTAATCCACGTTTTCCAACATATTCTAACAATACTCCACCACTATCGCCTGGAGTCACTCCTGTAGACAACACCACTGGCAGTCCAGGTTTCTTTTCAGTCTTTAACAAAGGTGGTGGTAGTGGCACTAGCACTAGTCTTGATGCCGTGATGCTGTCTTCGCCACCACAGGCCAGTTTACTTCGTAGTAtcacttcttccaacaataacGATGAGCCTATTGAAAGAGATGCAGATATGCACTTAGAAGCAAATTTGTATTCGCCAGTTGCCAATGAGTCTTCGACCAAGTTGAGTTCACCACAAGCAGTGCCACATCCCGGAACGTTCAATTCGCCATTGAATTCTCCAGTCCAAAGACCAATTCATCTTTTGAGAAGACCATCTACCAATCCTCCTCCGTTTGAGGCTGATTCTCCTCCTCCTACCTTTGAAAATTTGCCTCCAACGTATGAAGAAAGTGAACAGTCTCTTTCGATGTCTC
It contains:
- a CDS encoding predicted protein, which translates into the protein MQAVSPIFPASSLSLYPATSNPEDQVLIPQLPEKPSASTGSILVYIIPAEKNLYVQGFEAEEYSQRPPTLLRGCLLVRVLKSSKIKSITLRFSGEQRTDWPEGIPPKKQIYAETNYIVSHTWPFFQQGSGNPQTGADLYRDFGDLTSILSSDNDPSKPGTFAPGDYIYNFEHPLPPSTPESCSVTFGSVHYCLEANIVRPGTFKSNMTARLPIEIIRTPAEQNLEENESIVITRDWEDQLRYDIVIGAKSIVLDSYLPLAFRFVPLWGKVALHRIRVYLTENLEYYCSNKKVHRMEPARKYLLLEHKAEKGKSLLSKDSEEENHFEDVLPKELEFQLFVPKSLNDRSNHEIHPDTSYDNIQSHHWIKICLRISKQDESKPDKRKHYEISIDSPLRVLSPLAAHGNTLLPAYDDFVPGTTNPPLPIERDADMHLEANLYSPVANESSTKLSSPQAVPHPGTFNSPLNSPVQRPIHLLRRPSTNPPPFEADSPPPTFENLPPTYEESEQSLS
- a CDS encoding predicted protein (go_component membrane~go_function bile acid:sodium symporter activity~go_process sodium ion transport) yields the protein MFVSAQVRKDLNSVFNDLSLVDKCLPVLIILAIVIGILLSVHVPSSRQAFDGAQVVGVSIPLAVGLVVMMIPPLCKVEWEHFFSFFSKATYLKPIVVSLVINWIIGPFVMFGLAWLTLFDEDEYRTGIIMIGLARCIAMVLLWNEIARGDNTLCAIIVLINSLLQVVLYAPYQIFFCYVITGDYNSSVVDAGISYSLVSKSVAFFLGIPLGFGLLIRFVSMSLFGLETYEKKMLPFISPWALLGLLYTIVVIFIDKGNDFIKEIGSALRCFVPLVAYFIIMWFGTFFFLRWMSDSSKFGQLSRLSNSKVNSCDSGESDRLLCGCEEKITQSPHKWVSGCSANYAQTITETFTAASNNFELSLAVAISLYGSGSKQAIAATFGPLLEVPILLILAFVAKYFRVRFIWSDIEEEVEEEMETTA
- a CDS encoding predicted protein: MFRISNCSLIVQNLNRKTFLNSGTLTSLRLYSSASTPTRGRGKKGLSEPFEERNIEEYPNEFCAVHTNYGWFTVPLHYYGYDWTSNHINKLVEDSFPDIAENPRDKFVIQQKVDEWIPSVDTSIIPKSHKLTKREGQKIKKEELYRKQLKVEIEPKASKDSKSASANEKKTIASMPEESSKEVKEDIAGIVSYTQTWNYYFSLKYAKSEEPYLIARKNISQSWASLSPATKEKYRLEYAQLLLSGRDIYKGKIITIEEKEKKNQSFAKYKKTLKEKEMKRKQELIDLAEND
- a CDS encoding predicted protein: MPDPNPSLIFTFIPSSSTNIKIDTKPLNITYPNSTITLEAGLHLLQIVSDNNVTIASFLECLPHKKYSINRTLSGDYYIKVIDPNSRLMTFSIPFEPDAEWAELTCYLDIDYLSNVTGIGTSSYGTQIFKSDSSGAELEQNLIYPPVLTKQDFLRQLQISFLLSTAFNSEKSYNYWSGLLAGVPESPYFERNRAFVLNFLDLLTIQVKVGNSNHKQILQNLVAPLSTVFQPPELNYKNTCCGILKLDGVTADKWVQIRTLISTD
- a CDS encoding predicted protein (go_component peroxisomal membrane~go_process peroxisome division) encodes the protein MVADTLIYHPTLTKLVTFWDSTPKREKSFRLLAYLSRFLAYYAYRKGYSAETISLFKDLKSHFTFIRKGLRFFKPINHLQTAAKTYDNKLLDPVLQATTVIRNLGYAGYLTLDTVVWFKLLGLIDKKNYPNVGKWASRFWFIGLVAGIVNSLHIIKSLSNEKISAENQAAREKKLYTAKRKLVWDLLDAFICLNTLDVLHFTEGDIGLAGIITSVMGLKDLWAATA